Proteins from a genomic interval of Paenibacillus sp. RC334:
- a CDS encoding SMI1/KNR4 family protein: MWNIHFEHQFVKCPSVTNEQLSRFLNTWNIKLSEQEIYEIKERQVNPFSKSSPYYDQYKPLNPVSWHLPQGQFPDSYIHFLKYSNGGEFQNGERYFQFFDTEDLREMNLAYELPEYMPNAVSFGMDGRGNHYLFDMREEKRNNEYPVLFSHSGSLGYDDCRHAANSFIELCTETWELYE, from the coding sequence ATCTGGAATATTCATTTTGAACATCAATTTGTAAAATGTCCAAGTGTGACGAATGAACAACTATCCCGTTTTCTGAACACATGGAACATAAAGCTTTCGGAGCAAGAGATTTATGAAATAAAAGAAAGACAAGTGAACCCTTTTTCGAAGTCTTCTCCATATTACGATCAATATAAACCTCTGAATCCTGTTAGCTGGCATCTGCCTCAAGGACAATTTCCGGACAGCTATATCCATTTTTTGAAATACTCTAACGGCGGGGAGTTTCAAAATGGAGAACGTTATTTCCAGTTTTTCGATACCGAAGATTTGAGAGAAATGAATCTAGCTTATGAGCTGCCGGAGTATATGCCGAATGCTGTGTCGTTTGGGATGGATGGGAGAGGAAATCATTATTTATTTGATATGAGAGAAGAAAAAAGAAACAACGAATATCCTGTTCTTTTTTCTCATTCTGGTAGTTTGGGGTATGACGATTGCAGACATGCTGCAAATTCTTTCATTGAGCTATGTACAGAAACATGGGAACTTTATGAATAG